From a single Nitrospirota bacterium genomic region:
- a CDS encoding Hsp20/alpha crystallin family protein gives MADTVTKDIQKKVSETPEKAERTKTSKIYNPSVDIIERKDEIVLFADMPGVDEKNVDITLEKNIITIYGKVDTEIPERHRLTLSEYGVGDYQRSFTLTDEIDRDKIQATMKNGVLKLILPKADAVKTKKITVKAEG, from the coding sequence ATGGCAGATACTGTAACAAAAGATATTCAGAAAAAAGTGTCTGAAACTCCTGAAAAAGCTGAACGAACAAAGACTTCAAAAATATATAATCCTTCTGTGGATATAATAGAAAGAAAAGATGAAATTGTCCTATTTGCCGATATGCCAGGTGTTGATGAAAAAAATGTTGATATAACACTCGAAAAAAACATTATTACTATCTACGGAAAGGTCGACACCGAAATACCTGAAAGACATAGGCTCACCTTATCTGAATATGGTGTAGGAGATTATCAAAGATCTTTTACTCTTACAGATGAGATTGATAGAGATAAAATTCAGGCAACCATGAAAAATGGTGTTTTAAAATTGATTCTACCCAAGGCTGACGCTGTGAAAACTAAAAAGATTACAGTGAAAGCTGAGGGATAA
- a CDS encoding peptidylprolyl isomerase, whose amino-acid sequence MRRLKLLIIILVITVITKNAYNAILLDRVIAVVNKEVITWSELFKMMEYESTDQIKALTEEERNKVFKENEAIFLDKLIDFKLQLQEAKRLGFEVKQDEIQEAIENIKKKYSMNDTDFEESLKKEGFTLEDYKKRLSEQMLISKFLNYQIRNKVVVSEEEIKRFLEKDKRELLDSESYRIRQIFFKRPKDDDIKSIEEKAAIVIQKLNEGEDFSNLCHEYSDDPSAKTGGDLGVVKKGDLSKEFVHVISNMKTGDISKPFWTEKGLHIIKLDEIIPAPDIEKIKENVRKQLAEDIFSKRYKSLIKELREKSHIEIRL is encoded by the coding sequence ATGAGAAGATTAAAATTATTAATTATTATATTAGTAATTACTGTTATTACTAAAAATGCATACAATGCTATTCTTCTTGACCGTGTTATTGCAGTTGTAAACAAAGAGGTTATTACATGGAGCGAACTTTTTAAGATGATGGAATACGAATCAACAGATCAAATAAAAGCGCTGACAGAAGAAGAGCGCAATAAAGTATTTAAAGAAAATGAAGCTATTTTTCTTGATAAACTGATAGATTTTAAATTACAGCTACAAGAGGCAAAGCGCCTTGGCTTCGAAGTTAAACAGGATGAAATACAGGAAGCTATTGAAAATATAAAGAAGAAATACTCTATGAATGACACTGATTTTGAAGAATCATTGAAAAAAGAAGGTTTTACCCTCGAAGATTATAAAAAAAGACTGTCAGAACAGATGCTCATCAGTAAATTTTTAAATTATCAGATAAGAAATAAGGTTGTTGTATCTGAAGAAGAAATAAAAAGGTTTCTCGAAAAGGATAAAAGGGAATTGCTTGACAGTGAATCATATAGAATAAGACAGATCTTTTTCAAGCGACCAAAAGATGATGATATAAAATCTATAGAAGAAAAGGCGGCTATTGTTATTCAGAAATTAAATGAAGGAGAAGATTTCTCAAATTTGTGCCATGAGTATTCAGATGACCCATCTGCAAAAACAGGAGGGGACCTTGGTGTAGTTAAAAAGGGTGATTTATCAAAGGAATTTGTTCATGTAATCTCCAATATGAAGACAGGTGATATCAGCAAACCATTCTGGACTGAAAAAGGGCTTCATATTATTAAGCTGGATGAAATAATTCCTGCTCCTGATATAGAAAAAATAAAGGAGAATGTTAGAAAACAATTGGCAGAAGATATCTTTTCGAAGAGATATAAAAGCCTTATCAAGGAGTTAAGAGAAAAATCTCATATAGAAATAAGATTATAA
- a CDS encoding Hsp20/alpha crystallin family protein, with translation MAIKNLITSAKKDVPVRREEYDPFALFRHEMNRLFDSFFHGFDIEPFEKRFGGFTPNVNVVEDEKEIKVTAELPGMDEKDIDVSLAKDSLTIKGEKKEEKEDKGKNYYRMERSYGSFTRMIPIPVEIDTDKAKAQFKKGVLTVTLPKTAKAIKETKKIPVKAE, from the coding sequence ATGGCAATTAAGAACCTTATAACATCAGCTAAAAAAGATGTCCCTGTAAGGCGTGAAGAGTATGATCCATTCGCCCTTTTTCGTCACGAGATGAACAGACTTTTTGACAGCTTCTTTCACGGTTTCGATATCGAGCCTTTTGAGAAAAGATTTGGGGGTTTCACACCAAATGTTAATGTAGTTGAGGATGAAAAAGAGATTAAAGTTACAGCAGAACTTCCCGGTATGGATGAAAAAGACATAGATGTCTCTTTAGCAAAAGATTCTTTAACAATTAAAGGTGAAAAGAAGGAAGAAAAAGAGGATAAAGGTAAAAATTATTATCGTATGGAACGTTCATATGGTTCATTCACTCGCATGATTCCTATTCCTGTAGAAATCGACACAGATAAGGCAAAAGCACAATTCAAGAAAGGAGTTCTTACTGTAACCCTTCCAAAAACTGCTAAAGCGATTAAAGAAACAAAGAAGATTCCTGTCAAGGCTGAATAA
- a CDS encoding phosphoribosylglycinamide formyltransferase → MLRLGILASGRGSNFQSIINAIDNKFINAEIEILITDNPSAYAIERAKKHKIEYLIIKPGEYNSKDNFYRKIAYELKKRNVELVILAGFMRIIGKPLIDEYRNKIMNIHPALLPSFPGLHGQKQAIEYGVKISGCTVHFVDEGMDTGPVIIQAAVPVFNDDTEELLSERILRLEHKIYPEAIKLYSEGRIEIEGRRVRIKDYFAHDTFLINPPI, encoded by the coding sequence ATTTTAAGACTTGGCATACTTGCTTCTGGTAGAGGTTCAAATTTCCAGTCAATTATTAATGCAATAGATAATAAGTTTATAAATGCTGAAATAGAAATACTAATAACCGATAATCCATCTGCATATGCTATCGAAAGAGCAAAGAAACATAAAATTGAGTATTTAATAATCAAACCAGGGGAATACAATTCAAAAGATAATTTTTATAGAAAAATTGCTTACGAATTAAAAAAAAGAAATGTTGAACTTGTTATTTTAGCAGGTTTTATGAGAATTATCGGAAAGCCTCTTATAGATGAATACAGGAACAAAATTATGAATATTCATCCAGCACTTCTGCCATCATTTCCGGGATTACATGGACAGAAGCAGGCCATTGAATACGGCGTAAAGATTTCAGGTTGTACTGTCCATTTTGTAGATGAAGGTATGGATACCGGTCCTGTAATTATTCAGGCTGCTGTGCCTGTCTTTAATGACGATACTGAAGAGTTGCTATCAGAGAGGATTCTGCGTTTAGAGCATAAGATATATCCTGAGGCCATAAAACTATATTCCGAGGGAAGAATCGAGATTGAAGGAAGAAGAGTAAGAATTAAAGACTATTTTGCACATGATACTTTTCTGATAAATCCTCCGATATAA
- a CDS encoding Hsp20/alpha crystallin family protein, whose translation MKIYYRHSKGGVFSMLWSDLERLGRLFDPWSEFERLNRSLWNWRPLTEVEFPPVNMWVSEDEAVVTTEIPGISAETIDISLAGNSLTLRGSRKPEELKEGETYHRKERWQGQFSKVIELPFTVEGDKIDARVINGVLYIKLPRAEAEKPRKIAVKSI comes from the coding sequence ATGAAGATATATTATAGACACTCAAAAGGAGGTGTTTTTTCTATGCTATGGTCAGATTTAGAAAGACTTGGTAGATTATTTGACCCGTGGAGTGAATTTGAACGCCTAAATCGTTCACTTTGGAATTGGAGACCTCTTACAGAAGTAGAATTCCCGCCAGTCAATATGTGGGTTTCAGAAGACGAAGCAGTTGTTACCACAGAAATCCCTGGTATTTCTGCTGAGACAATCGACATCTCACTTGCTGGAAATTCTCTTACTTTACGAGGTTCTCGGAAACCTGAAGAGCTAAAGGAAGGGGAAACATATCATCGTAAAGAAAGGTGGCAGGGACAGTTTAGTAAAGTTATTGAGCTACCTTTTACTGTAGAAGGAGATAAAATTGATGCAAGAGTTATTAATGGAGTACTTTATATTAAACTTCCACGTGCAGAGGCAGAAAAACCAAGAAAAATTGCAGTAAAATCAATATAA